From one Rubrobacter xylanophilus genomic stretch:
- the thrC gene encoding threonine synthase has protein sequence MSVQTLQRGQGVIRRWRSWLPEIPERVIADLGEGDTPLVEAGRISERVGARVYLKFEGLNPTASFKDRGMAVAMSRAKATGREACVCASTGNTAASAAAYAARAGMACFVVVPAGKIALGKAVQVLAHGAEIVQIEGNFDAALRLSRRAAEELEHVALVNSVNPDRIEGQKTAAFEVCEALGRPPDSLALPVGNAGNITAYWKGFTEWQRAGRAAGRPRMLGFQAAGAAPLVSGHDIESPETVASAIRIGSPASREGALRAVGESGGLLESVTDAEILDAQELLAREEGVFCEPASAAGVAGLLKLAREGRAPGGTVVCVLTGHGLKDPDAVLSRVRLPEPVPATFEAVSRRLGA, from the coding sequence TTGAGCGTCCAGACGCTGCAGAGAGGGCAGGGGGTGATCCGGCGGTGGCGCAGCTGGCTCCCGGAGATTCCGGAGCGGGTCATAGCCGACCTCGGAGAGGGGGACACCCCGCTCGTGGAGGCCGGGAGGATCTCCGAGAGGGTGGGGGCCCGGGTCTACCTGAAGTTCGAGGGCCTCAATCCCACCGCCTCGTTCAAGGACCGGGGGATGGCGGTGGCCATGAGCCGGGCGAAGGCCACCGGGAGGGAAGCCTGCGTCTGCGCCTCGACGGGCAACACGGCGGCCTCGGCGGCGGCGTACGCCGCCCGGGCCGGGATGGCGTGCTTCGTCGTGGTGCCGGCCGGCAAGATCGCGCTGGGCAAGGCGGTGCAGGTGCTGGCGCACGGGGCGGAGATCGTCCAGATCGAGGGGAACTTCGACGCCGCCCTGAGGCTCTCGCGCCGGGCGGCGGAGGAGCTGGAGCACGTGGCGCTGGTGAACTCGGTGAACCCGGACCGGATCGAGGGCCAGAAGACGGCGGCCTTCGAGGTCTGCGAGGCGCTGGGCCGGCCGCCGGACTCCCTGGCGCTCCCGGTGGGCAACGCCGGCAACATCACCGCCTACTGGAAGGGGTTCACCGAGTGGCAGCGGGCCGGGCGCGCCGCCGGGAGGCCCCGGATGCTCGGCTTCCAGGCCGCCGGAGCGGCCCCGCTGGTGTCGGGTCACGACATCGAGAGCCCGGAGACGGTGGCGAGCGCCATCCGCATCGGCTCCCCGGCGAGCAGAGAGGGCGCCCTGCGGGCGGTGGGCGAGTCCGGCGGCCTCCTGGAGAGCGTGACCGACGCGGAGATCCTGGATGCCCAGGAGCTCCTGGCCCGGGAGGAGGGCGTCTTCTGCGAGCCCGCCTCGGCGGCGGGGGTGGCGGGGCTCCTGAAGCTGGCGCGGGAGGGCCGCGCCCCCGGGGGGACGGTGGTGTGCGTGCTCACCGGCCACGGCCTCAAGGACCCGGACGCCGTGCTGAGCCGGGTCCGGCTGCCGGAGCCCGTCCCCGCCACCTTCGAGGCCGTCTCCCGGAGGCTGGGCGCGTGA
- the rfbB gene encoding dTDP-glucose 4,6-dehydratase: MSDGKQSILVTGGAGFIGGNFVLLAVGEYRVVNLDALTYAGNLETLAAVEGHPDHRFVRGRIGDRELVGRLLAEHRSRAVVNFAAETHVDRSIDGPRAFVQTNVVETLELLEAVLGYWGSLEGEERENFRLVHVSTDEVYGALGPEGRFTEESPYRPNSPYAASKAASDHLVRAYNRTYGLPAIITNCSNNYGPYQYPEKLVPLTITRALEGRPIPVYGDGRQVRDWLYVEDHCRALMRVLEGGVPGEVYNIGGGSERTNLQTVKTICGLIDRLVPDSPHAPHESLITFVEDRPGHDRRYAIDAGKMERELGWRPRETFESGMEKTVRWYLENRKWCERVMAGKYGGERLGLGGRG, from the coding sequence TTGAGCGACGGAAAGCAGAGCATACTGGTCACCGGCGGGGCCGGGTTCATAGGCGGCAACTTCGTGCTCCTGGCGGTGGGGGAGTACCGGGTCGTGAACCTGGACGCCCTCACCTACGCGGGCAACCTGGAGACCCTCGCGGCGGTGGAGGGGCACCCGGATCACCGCTTCGTGCGCGGCAGGATCGGCGACCGGGAGCTCGTGGGGCGGCTGCTCGCCGAGCACCGCTCGCGGGCGGTGGTTAACTTCGCCGCCGAGACCCACGTGGACCGCTCCATAGACGGCCCTCGCGCCTTCGTCCAGACCAACGTCGTCGAGACGCTGGAGCTGCTGGAGGCTGTGCTCGGCTACTGGGGCTCGCTGGAGGGAGAGGAGCGGGAGAACTTCCGGCTGGTGCACGTCTCCACCGACGAGGTGTACGGGGCGCTCGGGCCCGAGGGGCGCTTCACCGAGGAGAGCCCCTACCGGCCCAACTCGCCCTACGCTGCCTCCAAGGCCGCCTCCGACCACCTCGTCCGGGCGTACAACCGCACCTACGGCCTGCCGGCCATCATCACCAACTGCTCCAACAACTACGGTCCCTACCAGTACCCGGAGAAGCTGGTGCCCCTCACGATCACCCGGGCGCTCGAAGGGCGGCCGATCCCGGTCTACGGCGACGGGCGGCAGGTGCGCGACTGGCTCTACGTGGAGGACCACTGCCGGGCGCTCATGCGGGTGCTGGAGGGTGGCGTGCCCGGGGAGGTGTACAACATCGGCGGGGGCAGCGAGCGGACCAACCTCCAGACCGTGAAGACCATCTGCGGGCTGATCGACCGGCTGGTCCCCGACTCGCCGCACGCCCCGCACGAGTCGCTCATCACCTTCGTCGAGGACCGGCCTGGCCACGACCGGCGCTACGCCATAGACGCGGGCAAGATGGAGCGCGAGCTGGGCTGGCGGCCGCGGGAGACCTTCGAGAGCGGGATGGAGAAGACCGTCCGCTGGTACCTGGAGAACCGAAAGTGGTGCGAGCGGGTCATGGCGGGCAAGTACGGCGGGGAGCGGCTCGGCCTCGGAGGGCGGGGATGA
- the rfbA gene encoding glucose-1-phosphate thymidylyltransferase RfbA — protein MKGIVLAGGSGTRLYPLTIAVSKQLLPVYDKPMIYYPLSTLMMAGIREILIISTPQDLPRFEQLLGDGSQWGMSFSYAVQPRPEGLAQAFIIGREFVGRENVSLILGDNIFYGQGFEDLLERAAARREGATIFGYYVRDPERYGVVEFDRDGSVLSIEEKPERPRSHYAVTGLYFYDNRVLDIAAGLEPSWRGELEITDVNVAYLRLGELQVELMGRGMAWLDAGTHESLQQAGNFIETLEVRQGLKIGCPEEIAYRRGYIDADQLERLAAAMQKNGYGQYLLELLRSEEFVV, from the coding sequence ATGAAGGGCATCGTGCTCGCCGGCGGCTCCGGGACGAGGCTCTACCCGCTCACCATCGCGGTCAGCAAGCAACTGCTGCCCGTCTACGACAAGCCCATGATCTACTACCCCCTCTCCACCCTGATGATGGCCGGGATAAGGGAGATCCTCATCATCTCCACCCCGCAGGACCTGCCGCGCTTCGAGCAGCTGCTGGGCGACGGCTCGCAGTGGGGCATGAGCTTCAGCTACGCCGTCCAGCCCCGTCCCGAGGGGCTCGCGCAGGCGTTCATCATCGGTCGGGAGTTCGTCGGGAGGGAGAACGTCTCGCTCATCCTGGGAGACAACATCTTCTACGGGCAGGGCTTCGAGGATCTCCTGGAGCGGGCCGCGGCCCGCCGCGAGGGGGCGACCATCTTCGGCTACTACGTCCGCGACCCTGAGCGCTACGGGGTGGTGGAGTTCGACCGGGACGGGAGCGTGCTCTCCATCGAGGAGAAGCCCGAGCGGCCCCGCTCGCACTACGCGGTGACCGGCCTGTACTTCTACGACAACCGGGTTCTGGACATCGCGGCGGGGCTCGAGCCCTCCTGGCGGGGGGAGCTGGAGATCACCGACGTCAACGTGGCCTACCTGCGCCTCGGCGAGCTGCAGGTGGAGCTGATGGGCCGGGGGATGGCGTGGCTCGACGCCGGGACCCACGAGTCGCTGCAGCAGGCGGGCAACTTCATAGAGACGCTGGAGGTGCGGCAGGGACTCAAGATCGGGTGCCCGGAGGAGATTGCCTACCGCCGAGGCTACATCGACGCGGACCAGCTGGAGCGGCTGGCGGCCGCGATGCAGAAGAACGGCTACGGGCAGTACCTGCTGGAGCTGCTGCGGAGCGAGGAGTTCGTGGTGTGA
- the rfbC gene encoding dTDP-4-dehydrorhamnose 3,5-epimerase produces MRVLETELPGVLLVEPDVFGDERGFFMESWSGRRYREAGLPERFVQDNLSFSRRGVLRGLHFQHPRGQGKLVSVLRGEVFDVAVDVRRGSPTFGRWVGVSLSEENKRQLYIPPGFAHGFVVLSEAALFFYKCTEYYAPECERTVLWNDPEIGICWPVEEPVLSEKDREAPTLRNMPPGHLPAR; encoded by the coding sequence GTGAGGGTGCTGGAGACGGAGCTGCCCGGGGTGCTGCTCGTCGAGCCCGACGTCTTCGGCGACGAACGGGGCTTCTTCATGGAGAGCTGGAGCGGGCGCCGCTACCGGGAGGCGGGTCTCCCGGAGCGCTTCGTGCAGGACAACCTTTCTTTCTCGCGGCGGGGGGTGCTGCGGGGGCTGCACTTCCAGCACCCGAGGGGCCAGGGGAAGCTGGTCTCGGTGCTGCGGGGGGAGGTGTTCGACGTCGCGGTGGACGTGCGGCGGGGCTCGCCGACCTTCGGGCGGTGGGTCGGGGTCTCGCTCTCCGAGGAGAACAAGCGCCAGCTGTACATCCCCCCCGGCTTCGCCCACGGCTTCGTGGTGCTGAGCGAGGCGGCGCTCTTCTTCTACAAGTGCACCGAGTACTACGCTCCGGAGTGCGAGCGGACGGTGCTCTGGAACGATCCGGAGATCGGGATATGCTGGCCGGTGGAGGAGCCGGTGCTCTCGGAGAAGGACCGGGAGGCCCCGACGCTGCGAAATATGCCGCCCGGGCATCTCCCCGCCCGCTAG
- a CDS encoding glycosyltransferase family 2 protein, whose protein sequence is MRFSAVIVNYASWPLTLRCIRSLREAGGEEVEVIVVDNGGGESPPGLPPGVRLLRNARNEGFARACNRGIAASRGEVVLLINPDARVLPGFFERAARLFAADPRLGIAGPRITGEDGELQLSARREISLASGLVGRTSLLTRLLPESRLVREEFPATADPSRPAKVDWVSGACMLVRRRTLEEVGPLDERFFMYFEDADLCRRARQRGWRVRYEPALEAVHGAGGSSHDRPRAVWLLHKSAFLYHRKHGPHGPFGLCDLLVLAGLAARALAKLVAGWGRRAG, encoded by the coding sequence GTGCGGTTCTCGGCCGTCATCGTGAACTATGCCTCGTGGCCGCTCACCCTGCGGTGCATCCGCTCGCTGCGGGAGGCGGGCGGCGAAGAAGTGGAGGTGATCGTGGTGGACAACGGCGGAGGAGAGAGCCCTCCGGGGCTCCCGCCAGGGGTGCGCCTCCTCCGGAACGCCCGCAACGAGGGCTTCGCCCGGGCCTGCAACAGAGGCATCGCCGCCTCCCGCGGGGAGGTGGTCCTCCTGATCAACCCGGACGCCCGGGTGCTCCCGGGCTTCTTCGAGCGCGCCGCGCGCCTCTTCGCCGCCGACCCCCGCCTCGGAATAGCCGGACCCCGCATAACCGGCGAGGACGGAGAGCTGCAGCTCTCCGCCCGGCGGGAGATAAGCCTCGCCTCGGGCCTCGTGGGCCGCACCTCCCTCCTGACCCGCCTCCTCCCCGAGAGCCGGCTGGTCAGGGAGGAGTTCCCCGCCACCGCCGACCCCTCCCGCCCCGCCAAGGTGGACTGGGTCTCCGGGGCCTGCATGCTCGTCCGCCGCCGCACCCTGGAGGAAGTCGGGCCGCTGGACGAGCGCTTCTTCATGTACTTCGAGGACGCCGACCTCTGCCGCCGGGCCCGACAGAGAGGCTGGCGCGTCCGCTACGAGCCCGCCCTTGAGGCCGTCCACGGCGCCGGCGGCTCCAGCCACGACCGCCCCCGCGCGGTGTGGCTGCTGCACAAAAGCGCCTTTCTCTACCACCGCAAGCACGGCCCCCATGGCCCCTTCGGCCTCTGCGACCTCCTCGTCCTGGCAGGGCTCGCGGCGCGGGCGCTGGCCAAGCTGGTCGCGGGGTGGGGCCGGAGGGCAGGCTAG
- a CDS encoding glycosyltransferase family 2 protein produces MARIAVVIPNWNGARLLEGCLSSLRRQTFRSFETVVVDGGSEDGSAELVRASFPEVRLLELGENRGFAAAANAGIRASSSELVALLNNDTEQDPGWLEALARAADAHPEAGMLASKLVNFRDRRYLDGAGDAIRLSGLPYRLGHGERDRGQFDRPAYVFGACGAAALYRRRMLDEIGLFDEDFGSYCEDADLSFRAQLAGYRCLYVPEAVVYHVGSASTGGKRSATATRLGTRNSLLLLAKNLPLSVAPHLLPFFVAGQAARLLTAAATGTLRPHLEGLAEAARMLPAALARRRGIQRSRRLPEAEVRRLLRASSLDAAVSLARRIRDRATGG; encoded by the coding sequence GTGGCGCGCATCGCCGTCGTGATTCCGAACTGGAACGGGGCGCGCCTGCTCGAGGGCTGCCTCTCATCCCTGCGCCGCCAGACCTTCCGAAGCTTCGAGACCGTCGTCGTCGACGGCGGATCGGAGGACGGATCGGCGGAGCTGGTGCGCGCCTCCTTTCCGGAGGTGCGCCTGCTGGAGCTGGGAGAGAACCGGGGCTTCGCCGCCGCGGCGAACGCCGGGATCCGGGCCTCCAGCTCGGAGCTCGTCGCCCTCCTGAACAACGACACCGAGCAGGATCCGGGCTGGCTCGAAGCCCTGGCGCGCGCCGCCGACGCCCACCCGGAGGCCGGTATGCTCGCCAGCAAACTGGTGAACTTCCGCGACCGGCGCTATCTGGACGGTGCGGGGGACGCCATCCGGCTGAGCGGGCTCCCCTACCGGCTCGGCCACGGCGAGCGGGACCGGGGACAGTTCGACCGGCCGGCCTACGTCTTCGGGGCCTGTGGGGCCGCAGCCCTCTACCGTCGCCGGATGCTGGACGAGATCGGGCTCTTCGACGAGGACTTCGGCTCCTACTGCGAGGACGCAGACCTCTCCTTCCGGGCGCAGCTCGCCGGCTACCGCTGCCTGTACGTACCGGAGGCCGTCGTCTACCACGTGGGCTCGGCCTCGACCGGCGGCAAGCGCAGCGCGACCGCAACCCGGCTCGGAACGCGCAACAGCCTGCTCCTGCTGGCGAAGAACCTCCCGCTCTCCGTCGCCCCGCACCTGCTGCCGTTCTTCGTCGCGGGGCAGGCGGCGCGGCTGCTCACGGCGGCCGCGACCGGAACCCTGCGCCCGCACCTGGAGGGGCTGGCCGAAGCCGCGCGGATGCTCCCGGCGGCGCTCGCCAGGCGGCGCGGGATACAGCGCTCCCGCAGGCTCCCGGAGGCCGAGGTGCGCCGCCTGCTGCGCGCCTCCTCGCTGGACGCGGCCGTGAGCCTCGCACGCAGGATCCGGGACCGGGCGACCGGCGGCTGA
- a CDS encoding ABC transporter ATP-binding protein, protein MRPAVSLRGVSKRYRIYPRQRHRLLEAATLGLLRRSRDFWALRDIDLDVHPGTSLGILGRNGAGKSTLLQIISGVLQPTTGTVRTEGRLVMLQMGAGMNPEFTGRENVMLNGLILGIDRRKLLERFDEIEAFADIGEFMDQPLKTYSSGMRARLGFAVAVNVEPDILIVDETLSVGDAVFRHMCLQKMKEMRDRGTTILFVSHGLGQVKSFCNRAILLHEGRLLFHGETAETLDRYQALLSEIEARRDRGRKADYVADDENGGEKPAFREDASLDRRPGSFRHGTGEARLAGVEILDGRGAPVESVSPESPVTVRLHLEYLKDVESSVLAIALRNHMGLDIFSTNTNLERRRLGRRRSGERLVVDFAFERMPLRHGTYSVSAGILDGSNSNIHLDWVDVAAAFKVEKPDDRGPIPGLFHIPAEVRLHEPEEG, encoded by the coding sequence GTGAGACCCGCCGTCTCGCTGAGGGGCGTCTCGAAGCGGTACAGGATCTACCCGCGCCAGCGGCACCGCCTGCTGGAGGCGGCCACCCTCGGCCTGCTGCGCCGCAGCCGGGACTTCTGGGCCCTGAGGGACATAGACCTGGACGTACATCCCGGCACTTCGCTGGGCATACTCGGGCGCAACGGGGCCGGCAAGAGCACCCTGTTGCAGATCATCTCCGGCGTCCTGCAGCCGACCACCGGCACGGTGCGCACCGAGGGCCGGCTGGTGATGCTGCAGATGGGGGCCGGGATGAACCCGGAGTTCACCGGCCGGGAGAACGTGATGCTGAACGGCCTTATCCTGGGCATAGACCGAAGGAAACTCCTGGAACGCTTCGACGAGATAGAGGCCTTCGCGGACATCGGGGAGTTCATGGACCAGCCGCTGAAGACCTACTCCAGCGGGATGCGCGCCCGGCTGGGGTTCGCGGTGGCGGTGAACGTGGAGCCGGACATCCTGATCGTGGACGAGACGCTCTCGGTGGGGGACGCGGTCTTCCGGCACATGTGCCTGCAGAAGATGAAGGAGATGCGCGACCGGGGGACGACGATCCTCTTCGTCTCCCACGGCCTGGGCCAGGTCAAGAGCTTCTGCAACCGGGCGATCCTGCTCCACGAAGGACGCCTGCTCTTCCACGGCGAGACGGCCGAGACGCTGGACCGCTACCAGGCGCTGCTCTCGGAGATCGAAGCCCGCCGCGACAGGGGCCGGAAGGCGGACTACGTCGCCGACGACGAGAACGGCGGCGAGAAGCCGGCCTTCAGGGAGGACGCGAGCCTGGACCGGCGGCCGGGAAGCTTCCGCCACGGCACCGGGGAGGCCCGCCTGGCCGGGGTGGAGATCCTGGACGGACGCGGCGCCCCGGTCGAGTCGGTGAGCCCGGAGTCCCCGGTGACGGTCCGGCTCCACCTAGAGTACCTCAAGGACGTGGAGTCCAGCGTGCTCGCCATCGCCCTGCGCAACCACATGGGCCTGGACATCTTCTCCACCAACACCAACCTGGAGAGGCGCCGGCTGGGCCGCCGGAGGTCCGGCGAGCGGCTCGTCGTGGACTTCGCTTTCGAGAGGATGCCCCTGCGGCACGGCACCTACAGCGTCAGCGCGGGCATACTGGACGGCTCCAACAGCAACATCCACCTGGACTGGGTGGACGTCGCCGCGGCGTTCAAGGTGGAAAAACCGGACGATCGGGGCCCGATCCCCGGCCTCTTCCACATTCCCGCCGAGGTGCGGCTCCACGAGCCGGAGGAGGGGTAG
- a CDS encoding ABC transporter permease, whose product MRFFKTLAEPVGTVIERRWLVWYLIQRQLSQSYQGSFLGVFWIFLGPLLMIILYTLIFSEIVGLRFRQTDSVTNFGLYLYCGLIPFQAYSETINKAVSSIRQNSTLVRRVVFPLEVLPLSRAAASVISQLFGFAALLVLVLLLEHELQWTTLLVPLIMAPQLLFNLGLGYLGAVAGTYLPDIQETLHAIVRATFFVTPIIWPPELAEGSNFEFIVDYNPVAFLVEAYRNLLLDGHLPDMGALLVFTGFSAALAAAGLAVFVKAKRGFADLL is encoded by the coding sequence GTGAGGTTCTTCAAGACGCTAGCCGAGCCCGTGGGCACCGTCATCGAGCGCCGCTGGCTGGTGTGGTACCTGATCCAGCGCCAGCTCTCCCAGAGCTACCAGGGTTCTTTCCTGGGGGTGTTCTGGATCTTCCTCGGCCCGCTGCTCATGATCATCCTCTACACCCTGATCTTCTCGGAGATCGTGGGCCTGCGCTTCCGCCAGACCGACAGCGTCACCAACTTCGGGCTCTACCTGTACTGCGGCCTGATCCCTTTCCAGGCCTACTCGGAGACCATAAACAAGGCGGTCTCTAGCATCCGCCAGAACTCGACGCTGGTGCGCCGGGTGGTCTTCCCGCTGGAGGTGCTGCCCCTGAGCCGGGCCGCCGCCTCCGTCATAAGCCAGCTCTTCGGGTTCGCCGCCCTGCTTGTGCTGGTGCTGTTGCTGGAGCACGAGCTGCAGTGGACCACGCTGCTCGTTCCCCTGATCATGGCGCCCCAGCTGCTCTTCAACCTGGGGCTGGGCTATCTGGGGGCCGTGGCGGGGACCTACCTGCCGGATATCCAGGAGACCCTGCACGCCATAGTCCGGGCCACATTCTTCGTGACCCCGATCATCTGGCCGCCGGAGCTGGCCGAAGGGTCGAACTTCGAGTTCATCGTGGACTACAACCCGGTGGCCTTCCTGGTGGAGGCCTACCGGAACCTCCTGCTCGACGGACACCTGCCGGACATGGGGGCCCTGCTCGTGTTCACCGGCTTCTCGGCGGCGCTCGCGGCCGCAGGGCTCGCCGTCTTCGTGAAGGCCAAGAGGGGCTTCGCCGACCTGCTGTGA
- a CDS encoding UDP-glucose dehydrogenase family protein: protein MREFEIAVVGSGYVGLVTGACLAYIGHRVTCVDKDERRVAELREGRMPIYEPGLEEMVGRGVSAGQLRFTTDLPGCVREAEVVFVAVDTPPGEDGSADLSNVAAVARSIGRALSEAGGRKRPLIVVNKSTVPVGSGDYVSMLIREGAEEAGNGSVDFRVVSNPEFLREGSAVYDSLFPDRIVLGAESRDALDTMRELYEPIIEQSFPAEMDPRPKAAVPFVTTDLASAEMIKYAANAFLATKISFINEIANICELVGADVSSVAYGIGLDGRIGPRFLSAGIGWGGSCFPKDVAALRSIAREYDYEPALLDAAVCVNERQRKQVISKLQRDLHTLKGKRIALLGLTFKPNTDDLREAPSLEIAHTLSSLGARVVGYDPVAAKEAARRQPGLKAAFDPYEALRGAHAAVVVTEWEEIRSLDAARAASLMEEPRLLVDGRNALDPERCRKGGLLYRGFGRA from the coding sequence ATGAGAGAGTTCGAGATAGCCGTGGTGGGCAGTGGTTACGTGGGGTTGGTGACCGGGGCCTGCCTAGCCTACATCGGGCACCGGGTGACCTGCGTGGACAAGGACGAGCGGCGGGTGGCGGAGCTGCGGGAGGGGAGGATGCCCATCTACGAGCCCGGCCTCGAAGAGATGGTCGGCCGCGGGGTTTCCGCGGGTCAGCTCCGGTTCACCACCGACCTTCCCGGGTGCGTGAGGGAGGCCGAGGTGGTGTTCGTGGCCGTGGACACTCCGCCCGGTGAGGACGGATCGGCCGACCTCTCCAACGTCGCCGCCGTGGCCCGCTCCATCGGCCGGGCGCTCTCGGAGGCCGGAGGGAGAAAACGGCCGCTCATCGTGGTCAACAAGAGCACGGTGCCGGTGGGCAGCGGGGACTACGTCTCCATGCTCATCCGGGAGGGGGCCGAGGAGGCCGGGAACGGCTCGGTGGACTTCCGCGTCGTCTCCAACCCCGAGTTTTTGCGGGAGGGGAGCGCGGTCTACGATTCGCTGTTTCCGGACAGGATCGTGCTCGGGGCCGAATCGCGGGACGCCCTGGACACCATGCGCGAGCTCTACGAGCCCATCATAGAGCAGAGCTTCCCGGCCGAGATGGACCCGCGGCCCAAGGCGGCGGTCCCGTTCGTCACCACCGACCTGGCGAGCGCGGAGATGATCAAGTACGCCGCGAACGCCTTTCTGGCGACCAAGATCAGCTTCATCAACGAGATCGCCAACATCTGCGAGCTGGTCGGGGCGGACGTCTCCAGCGTGGCCTACGGGATCGGTCTGGACGGCAGGATCGGGCCCCGCTTTCTCAGCGCCGGGATCGGCTGGGGCGGCTCCTGCTTCCCGAAGGACGTCGCGGCCCTGCGCTCCATAGCCCGCGAGTACGACTACGAGCCGGCGCTGCTGGACGCCGCGGTCTGCGTCAACGAGCGTCAGAGGAAGCAGGTGATCTCCAAGCTGCAGCGCGACCTGCACACCCTGAAGGGCAAGAGGATCGCCCTTCTGGGCCTGACCTTCAAGCCGAACACCGACGACCTGCGGGAGGCCCCCAGCCTGGAGATCGCACACACCCTCTCCTCCCTCGGCGCCCGGGTGGTGGGCTACGACCCGGTGGCCGCCAAGGAGGCGGCCCGGCGCCAGCCGGGGCTCAAGGCCGCCTTCGACCCGTACGAGGCGCTGCGCGGGGCCCACGCCGCCGTGGTCGTCACCGAGTGGGAGGAGATCCGCTCTCTGGACGCGGCCCGGGCGGCCTCCCTCATGGAGGAACCCAGGCTGCTGGTGGACGGGCGCAACGCGCTCGACCCCGAGCGCTGCCGGAAGGGCGGGCTGCTCTACAGGGGCTTCGGGCGTGCCTGA
- a CDS encoding UDP-glucuronic acid decarboxylase family protein, translating to MPERRKRALVTGGAGFIGSHLCDRLIAEGYAVICMDNLRTGSLRNIAHLHDEPRFEYVDHDVTSYIRVPGRLDEVYHFASPASPKDFERIPIPILKVGALGTHNALGLSLAKGARFMLASTSEVYGDPLVHPQHEDYWGNVNPIGVRGVYDEAKRYAEAITMAYHRHHGLDTRIVRIFNTHGPRMRPDDGRMIPNFISQALAGEPLTVYGDGSQTRSIQYIDDLVEGIFRLMQSSERRPVNIGNPDEYPVREVARIILRLSGSRSGISYRPLPEDDPKQRCPDISRAREVLGWEPRVPLEEGLHRTLEWFSGHVHRAGEKTG from the coding sequence GTGCCTGAGAGGAGAAAACGGGCGCTCGTCACCGGCGGGGCGGGGTTCATCGGGAGCCACCTGTGCGACCGCCTCATCGCCGAGGGGTACGCCGTGATCTGCATGGACAACCTCAGAACGGGCTCCCTGCGCAACATCGCCCACCTGCACGACGAGCCGCGCTTCGAGTACGTCGACCATGACGTGACCTCCTACATCCGGGTGCCGGGGCGGCTGGACGAGGTCTACCACTTCGCCTCCCCGGCCAGCCCCAAGGACTTCGAGCGGATCCCCATCCCCATCCTCAAGGTCGGCGCCCTGGGCACCCACAACGCCCTCGGCCTCTCGCTGGCCAAGGGCGCCCGCTTCATGTTAGCCTCCACCTCCGAGGTCTACGGCGACCCCCTCGTCCACCCCCAGCACGAGGACTACTGGGGCAACGTGAATCCCATCGGCGTTCGGGGCGTCTACGACGAGGCCAAGCGCTACGCCGAGGCCATAACCATGGCCTACCACCGCCACCACGGGCTGGACACCCGCATCGTGCGCATCTTCAACACCCACGGCCCCCGGATGCGCCCCGACGACGGGCGGATGATCCCCAACTTCATCTCCCAGGCCCTGGCCGGGGAGCCCCTGACCGTCTACGGCGACGGCTCTCAGACGCGCAGCATCCAGTACATCGACGACCTCGTCGAGGGTATCTTTCGCCTGATGCAGAGCTCCGAGCGCCGCCCGGTGAACATCGGCAACCCGGACGAGTACCCGGTCAGGGAGGTCGCCCGGATCATACTCCGGCTCTCCGGCAGCCGGAGCGGGATCTCCTACCGTCCCCTGCCCGAGGACGACCCGAAGCAGCGCTGCCCGGACATCTCCCGCGCCCGCGAGGTGCTGGGCTGGGAGCCCCGGGTGCCCCTCGAGGAGGGGCTGCACAGGACGCTAGAATGGTTCTCCGGGCACGTACACCGAGCAGGGGAGAAGACCGGATGA